The sequence below is a genomic window from Vibrio spartinae.
GCGCAGATGAGCACGGACCGCAGCGCATTCCCTGTTTTCATATAATGTTCAAGTTGATGAACGTACGCCTTGGCGTCGGTCTTGTCTGTTGTGAGCTGTTTGATGAGATCACGATCATGATCCAGTTGTAATTTGACCAATTTTTTGGCGAGGCTGCGGTCCGGTAACTGATTTTCCAGCGCTTTTACCCGTTGTCTCTCTTCTGATGTTGAAAGCGGAGAGACGGTCATGGCACGGTGCAGTAACGCAGTTGCTTGCTCAGTCAATGCCGATGTGTGTGTATTGAACACCCACTGAATTTGCTCGGCCAGTGTTTCAGCACCGCGTTGGATCGCCGCGACCGGGTTATTCAGTTCATGGGCGACCCCGGCCACGAGTTGACCGAGGACGGCAAGCTTCTCCCGTTCGACTAACTGTTGCTGAGTGGCTTCCAGTGATTCGAGCGTTTTCTGTAATTCCAGCTTTGTGGTAATACTGCGTTGTAGGCGTCGGTTAAAATGACGTAAAAGTAAATTAGTGAACAGCGGCAAGAGTTGACTGTCGGAATGCATCACCTTGGCAAAAACTTCTCGATCAAGCTTGATGACATGGGCTTTGGTTAGTGTGACCGCCGTTGAAAATGAAGGCTCGCCCGTCACAAATGACATCCCACCGACCAGGTTTCCTTTTTGATGTCGAACGACTTCGCGTTCATGACCAAGTTCATCTCGCTTAAACAGGGCAACCTCTCCTTGCGTGATAAACCAGAGAAACTGATTTTCTTCGCCTTCTTGGGTGAGCAGGTGATTCGGGGAGTAAGTCCGGCATGCGTGGGTTTCATCTTTTTGCTCAAAGAAGGCATACAGGAGGATGATCACCTTTTCTGCCAGTTCGGTGTCACTCATCTGATGGTAATCATGAATAAATCCCTGGCGGAAATGTCGCATAGAATTATCCACATGGGCGCGTAAGAGTTGTTTCTGGTCGAGCACTTGACTGTAGTCTAATAAGTTGTCAGATTCGGTGTCGAGAATAAATTGGGTCAGTTCTTTGTGGGCGGTTTGGTACAAAATTTGGTCGGGCAGTGGCTTGGTGAGCGCGTGATCCAATCTTCCTTCATTAACGGCAGACAAAATGACCTGAATATCTTTCCCCGCGCTGATGAGTACTTTTCTGGCATCCTTGGTATGTGGCTGTTTGTCAAGCTGAATTAAGAAATCAGCGCCATTGAGCGCATCATGGTGGCAGGCGATCACTAAAGCAACAATTTGTAAACGTTGATGAATAAAATCCAGTGTATACTGCGCGTCGCTGATAGAATCGACACAATATAGATCGAACAGGCCAGTAAAAGGGGTCAGTTCATGCTGATACTGTTCCACACTGATCGGGTTGTTATCTAAGCATATAATCGCGTAGTGGTTCACAATGCTCTCACGGATAAGAATATTTTTCTGAAATTTTACCAAGGTTTTACTGATAGGGGTGAGAGCTGAGTTCTATAATGAGCGGTTTGTCGGTGAAAAGAAATGCAACAGTCTGGATTGCATGATTGATGTGAATGTCATCGATAAATACACATTGAAAGTGTAAGAATAAATATTCAAATGACTTTTTTCTGAAACGGATGAGTATCTGTTTCAAGGTTATTTGAGTATGTATGATAGACAAATAAACCAAAGAGATCCTGTGTTATGAATCAACTTAAAAAAGTAGCAGCAGTTGGCGGTGCGGTCTGCTTAATGGCCTGTTGGCCATTAGTCGTCGGACAGATAGCCGAAAGAGTATTTCAAGACAATATTGGCAATATTGATAATCAGTTGGTGACCGCAAAAGTACTGAATTATGACCGTGGATATCTTTCGTCACATGTTCAAACGGAGATTCAGGTGACTGACCCGGGTTTAAAAGCCCAGATGCAGCATGATGATTTACCCACGTCATGGGTTTTGAACAGTGATGTGAAACATGGTCTTTTTTCGATTGATGCGGTTACTCAGTTAGACAATCAGCCGGATGAGTCTCTCAAAATCGTGACTCAGACACAACTCAACGGCAATACCCATTTTGAAATCGATAGCCAAGTGACGCATTATCAGGGCACCACATGGTCGATCACATCCACACCGATGTCCTTGTCTGGTGATGTGACAACGTTAGGTGAAATTGATTATCGGCTGGATGTCCCATCAGTACAGTTTAGTCATGCTGATCTTCAAATTAATTTAAACAATTTCTATGGCAATGGTCAGGGTAAGAAAGAGAAAGGATTCTGGGTTGGTTCTCAAACGCTCCAAGTCGATAAAACAGTGATGTCTGATGCTTCTGGGCTCGGTGATTTTATTTTAGAGAATGTCGGATATCAGAACACCTCATCAATGGATGCGGATCGGGCCCGGTACGATACTCGCCAACAGTTTAATATTGCTAAAATTTCGGCTCAGGATGGTGTGGTTGAACATCTGAATGTTATTTTCTCGATGGGGCAGCTTGATGTCGATAGTTTGGCGAAGATCGCTGAAATATTGGAGCACTATGCCGATATCACACCGGCTGATGCGCAAAATTTACAGCAAGCACTTGATCAATTGGTTGCCAAAGGTTTTTCAATTGCATTAGAACAGCTGGACATCGGTTTAGCACAAGGACAAATCGAGTCTAAAGTTGATTTGAAATTGCCCGCAGATATGCAAAGTACACCACAAGATCCGCTAGAAGTTGTCAAAAAACTGACGGGGCATGTGGAAAGCCAAGTGCCTAAAGCGGTTGCTGATGCTTTCCCGGTATTGCAGCAAGGGGTCGATGAACTGGTGACCATGAAAATGATGCGGGAAAATGGTGATGTCTATCAGATGAACGCAACCGTGCAAGATGGCGACCTTGTGTTTGAAAGTGGTAAAAAAGTGCCGCTGATGGTGATATTGATGTCAGCGATGATGCAAATGTAACCATTCTTTATCGTTCAATCGATTTATGCTGGGTTATTTCAGTACCAGTATTCGAAAAGAGGCAATTTGCCTCTTTTCTGCTTTTTTTGTCACAGGAAAAGTGATATTAATCAAAGCTTCTATTATAAACGCATGATTGACCGTAGGAGCAACGAACCCATGAAGTTAAAGTCTGACACCGTGTATAACTTCAGTGCAGGCCCGGCAGCTTTACCAAAAGCCGTGATGGAACAGGCGCAATCCGAATTTATCAACTGGAATCAACTGGGCACATCGGTGATGGAAATCAGCCATCGCAGTAAAGAGTTTATTCAAGTCGCCCAAGCGGCAGAGCAGGATCTTCGGGATCTGTTGAATATTCCTGATAATTATAAAGTCCTGTTTTGTCAGGGGGGGGCCAGAGCACAATTTGCGGCGGTGCCGTTGAACTTATTGGGTCAGTCAAGCAAGGCGACTTATATTGATGCCGGATACTGGGCAGAGAGTGCAATTGATGAAGCGAGTAAATACTGCAACATCGATGTATTTACTGCCAAAACCGATATTGACGGACAATTGGCCGTGAAACCAGCCGATGAGTGGCAAATTGCACCGGATTCAGCGTATGTCCACTTCTGTCCGAATGAAACCATTGATGGTATTGAAATTAATGATTTGCCGGTCACGGATAAACCAATCGTGGCAGATATGTCTTCCAATATTCTGTCTCGGGAAATTGATGTCAGTCAGTACGGTGTGATTTATGCCGGTGCCCAGAAAAATATTGGACCGGCGGGGATTACGATTGTCATCGTTCGGGATGATTTACTTGAACTTGCGCATAAGATGCTACCGAGTGTCCTGAACTATAAAGAACTGGCGGAAAAAGATTCGATGTTCAATACGCCGCCAACATATGCTTGGTATCTTTCTGGTTTGGTCTTTAAATGGCTGAAAAGTCAGGGTGGGGTTAAAGCCATTGAGCAGATCAACCGTGAGAAGGCCGAGACACTTTATGGCTACATCGATCAGTCGCCGTTTTATCGCAATACGATTCACCCGAACAATCGGTCTCGGATGAATGTTCCGTTCCAGTTGGCAAAACCTGAACTGGATGGCAAGTTCCTTGAACTGGCAAAAGAAAGAGGTTTGGTGGCATTAAAAGGTCACCGTGCCGTGGGTGGTATGCGAGCGTCAATTTATAATGCAATGACGTTAGAAGGTGTTCAGGCATTGGTTGCATTTATGCAAGAATTTGAGGCGGAATACGCATAATCCTGAATTCACGTCATATTGATAAAAAACGCAGCCAATGTGCTGCGTTTTTTTATGGGTTACGATTATTTTACCCGTTTTGATTTGGCGGTATTTCTGCCACGCTGCTGCGATTTTTCCGGCTGAGATGACGTTCCCTGAGGTCGCGTTCCTTGAGATCGCGTTCCTTGAGACTGATCACGGCCCTCGCGTAATGGCGCAAATCCCGGTTGAGATTTGGTATGTTTGGTTGCAAAACGCTTTGCCCCGTGTCTGCCGGACTGTCTGCGTTGCGCCGGTGTTTGCTTTTGTTGGTCATCTGCCGGAATCAGACAGTGCGGACCGTCACCAATCAGATGTTTTTTACCCATATCGACCAGAGCTTGTCGTATTAATGACCAGTTATTCGGATCATGATAGCGAAGTAATGCTTTATGCAAACGGCGCTGACGCTCTCCTTTCGCTACTGGAACAATATTACGCTTTTTATATTTGACGCGTTTGAGAGGATTTGTCTCCGCATGGTACATGGCTGTGGCGTTACACATCGGGGACGGGTAAAAATTTTGAACCTGATCGCATTCGAAATTATTTTTCTTCAGCCATAGCGCCAAGTTCAACATATCTTCATCTTCGGTGCCGGGATGAGCCGAGATGAAGTAGGGGATCAAATACTGTTTTTTCCCTGCTTCAGCACTGTATTGCTCGAACATGGTTTTGAACTGTTCGTAACTGCCCATACCGGGCTTCATCATCAGATCTAACGGCCCTTTTTCAGTATGTTCCGGCGCAATCTTCAAATAGCCGCCGACATGATGGGTCACCAGCTCTTTAACATATTCCGGGGATTCGATAGCTAAGTCGTAGCGGACACCGGAGGCAATCAATACTTTCTTGATGCCTGTAACTTGGCGGGCTGAACGGTATAGATCAATCGTGTGTTTGTGATCGGTATTGAGCTTATGGCAGATGCCCGGGAATACACAGGAAGGGCGGCGGCAATTGGCTTCAGCTTTCGGGTCCGAGCAGCCTAAACGATACATGTTAGCTGTTGGCCCGCCGAGATCAGAGATTGTACCGGTAAAGCCGGGAACTTTGTCACGAATCTCTTGCAGCTCTTCCAGAATCGATTCTTTTGAACGATTCTGAATGATCCGGCCTTCGTGCTCGGTGATTGAACAGAATGAACAGCCACCAAAGCAGCCACGCATAATATTGACCGATGTCTTGATCATATCGTAGGCCGGAATTTTTGCTTTTCCGTAGCGAGGATGCGGTACTCGGGCATAAGGCAGGCCAAACACAAAATCCATTTCTTCGGTAGACAGCGGAATCGGCGCCTGATTGACCCATAACTCCCGATCACCATGTTTTTGTATCAGCGCCCGTCCTGAGTATGGGTTGGTTTCCAGATGAAGCACCCGGCTCGCGTGTGCATAAAGAATCCGGTCATTGACCAGTTTTTCATACGACGGGAGGCGAACTGCCGTTGTTTCTGCATCATGGCGGGACGGACGAATGGTAATCGGTTGTGCCGCTGTTTCACCGGTGGTATTGGTTTCACAGTCGGGTTCCGCTTGATAAGGATTGGTTGGCACAAAGGGTTTCCCCGGCTTTTCTATCCGTGAAGAGTCGATAACCCGATAGCTGTCAGGGGTTTGTGAACAGATCACGGCTGTGCCCCGGATGCGTGTCATCGACTGAATCGGTTCTCCCTGAGCCAGTCGGTGAGCAACGTCGACCAGTGCCCGTTCAGCATTACCAAATAGCAGAATATCAGCCTTGGCATCAAATAAGATCGAACGGCGGATTTTATCGGACCAGTAGTCATAATGGGCGACACGGCGAAGGCTAGCTTCGATACCCCCTAAAACAATCGGTGTCTCTTTATAGGCTTCGCGGCAGCGTTGCGAATAGACCAGTGTCGCTCGATCCGGCCGTTTTCCGCCCTCATTTCCGGGCGTGTAGGCATCATCATGACGCAGTTTTTTATCTGCGGTATAACGATTGATCATCGAGTCCATGTTGCCGGCAGTGATGCCAAAAAACAGATTTGGCTGTCCCAGCGCCATAAAATCATCTTTGTTATGCCACGCCGGTTGCGAAATAATCCCGACCCGGAATCCCTGCGCTTCGAGCAGACGGCCGATAATCGCCATGCCAAAGCTTGGGTGATCGACATAGGCATCACCGGTGACGATGATGACATCACAGCTATCCCAGCCCAACTGGTCCATTTCTTGTCTGCTGGTTGGCAGAAACGGTGCGTGACCAAAGCACTTGGCCCAGTAGGGTTCATAACGATGAATTGGCGTAGTGGCGCTGTGCATATTTTGACCTCATGAATGTGCGGCGGGCATTATAGCGGCAAGTGGGGGGACTCGCCAGCCTCATTCATCCACAAAATTAATCGGGTGATTGATTTGTCATGATAAGGGCTTGTTGACACGATGTGCCTCGACAGTTCTGCATCATTCGGCTTTCATCCAACTGCGTTTTTGGTATGATCACGCTATCTAATTTTATGCCAGATTTCGTTATGCTGAATGCTTTTATTGCCGTATTGCTTCCAATGACCGCCGGAGCACAACTCATTCTTACGCTTGTTTTGACTAAAGGAGAAATTTGTCCGGGGCAGCGGGGAAGAATTCACCGCATTTTACCGCTTTTATTGGTGCTATGGCTGCTGGTTGCTTCCCAACATTTATATACATTATTAAATGTTGCGCTGATTGGGTATTTCTATTCTCAGGTTAAAACGGGTAAGACGCGACAGGAAGGACCACTCAAAATACTTTACCTCGCAAATGGCGTGGCCGGACTGACAATGCTTGATGCCATATTGACTGCACCCAATTGGGTTGCTGCGGTGATGTTGATATTGTCATGCTTATTGTTGGGGGCAATCGCCGCGCATTGGTTACTGACGATTGCCAGAACGCGTCTGCAAGCTTTTCATCGACTGTTACCGATTGCAGGGATTCTGGCGGCGATGTTACTGACGCTTTGTATCGTACCGCTGACTGCCAATATGGATCCGATGCAGTTGCAAAACATGCTTCACGCTATTTTACTCAGTTTCTCTTTGTTAGTGACGGCTGTGATTATCTGGTCGTGGCATTTACTGACGGCCAAAAGTGCAGATAAAATTCAGTTGGGTATCTCCTGTTTGGTGCTTCTAACGTCGCTGACCGGATTTCACCAGTTGTATTTCTAATTCGGTTATACTTTTATTCAGTTGTTTGTCAGGATTTCGCACTACACTTAAACTTGGTTGATTTTATTCAGGCTGATAGCCTCAGAATCACCGAAAGGAGGATAGTGATGGACTTTTCAATGATTGATCGTTTAGAACATTCGATTTTACTTGGGATCGTCAATGAGAAACTGCGGCTCGAATGTGAAAGTTTTGATGATTTAGTGACCACTTATGAGTTTAACTCCCAAGCAGTGCTCGATAAGTTAGGTCATCTGGGTTATCAGTATGATCCGCTCACCAATCAATTTAAAGCCGAAAACTGAGTGTGTTCATCGGCTGAGAATGGTTGAGCATCATTGAACGCCCGATGGCAGACCGGAATAACAAAGGCCGGATGTTATTTCCGGCTCTTGTTATTGGGAGGCTTTGCTTAGATTCATTGGTAGCGTGAATCATTGGATATGTTTGAGCGCTGATGTTACTCGGGTTCATGATCTTTGACTGGGGTGTAAAAGGAGCGTTTCGGACTATCCAGAACCACATGCGTTGTGACCCGCCGGATTTTAGGATTCTCCTGCATTAGCCTCTCGATAAACGCATCATATTCCAGTGCTGTGGCTGCGGTCACCAAGACCATCAGGTCGAACTGGCCGGTTACATAATAGATTTGCTGGATATTTTCTTTCTGTTCGGCCCAGCTTTTGAAGTGGGAGAGTGTCTGGTAGTTGTCTCGTTCGATCTCTAAACCCGCCAGAAAGCTCATATGACTGACCAGATATTGTGGATCAATGATCGCCACTTCCTGTTGAATGACCCCAGCCTGACGTAATTTTTTGATCCGACGCTGGACGGCGGATGCCGATAATCCAACCTGTTCTGCAATCCGTTCGGTTTGAAGCCGACAGTTGCGTTGCATAATATCCAGTATTTTCTTATCAAATAAGTCGAGTTGCATATTTTAAGGTCTCGGAGTGCGGATTTTCTGCATATTACGATAAAAAATGCATAAAATCACAACTTGGTGCGGTGATTTCTCCGTTCAGCGGCTCTTTTTTACCCGATACTGTCTGCTCCAAGATGAGGCGCGTCACCGTTCGCATCTATCCTATGGTGCACTCTATTGTTGTGCATCCTATGTTTGAAACCTATTTGACACTTATGGAAGCTTGTATCGATGTCTAAGCCCTTGCAGTATTGTCCTGAAACGCTGGCACTGTCAGCTGGTTTTTTTCCGGACCAGCAAACCCAAGCCACGACCCCCCACATTACGATGTCGGTCAATCACAGTTTTGTTCCAGAAGAGGGTTCATTTTCTGCGAACGGGATTGCGGATTTGGCCGATGCGCCTTTTTTGTATGCCGGCTGGACTAATCCGACCGTCCGCCAGCTTGAACAGCGCATTGCTGCACTGGAATGTACTGATGATGCCTATGCGACGACAACCGGTATGGCTGCATTGTCGGCGGTGTTTTTTTCACTGCTTCGTGCCGGTGATCATTTGATTATCAGTGATGTCTGTTATGCCGCCGTTTATGAGCTGGCAAGAGATGTGCTGCCCGATTACGGTATTGAAGTGACGCCGGTGAATCTGACGGATCTCGATGCGGTCGCGCAGGCGATTCGTCCCAATACCAAACTGATACATGCTGAGAGTCCCTGTAACCCATTACTTCGGCTGACGGATTTGGCACAACTGGCCCATTTAGCCAAACAGCATCATGTACTGTTGTCGGTTGATTCCACCTTTGCTACGCCAGTGATTACTCGTCCGGCAACGCTGGGGGTTGATCTTGTGATTCACTCTCTGACTAAATTTATCAATGGTCACGGGGATGCATTGGGCGGATGTGTTGCGGGGAGTAAAGCTTTGATTGCACAAATTCGTTCCAGAGCGGCGGCGCATTTTGGTGCAACGATCAGCGCTCAAAATGCCTGGCTGATTATGCGTGGTATCGAAACATTATATCCACGGATGAAAACTATCAGTGATTCCGCGTTACAGATCGCGCAATGGCTGGCAAACCATCCCCGGGTCAAACAAGTGAATTATCCGGGACTGGCTTCTCACCCCCAATATACACTGGCAACTGAGCAAATGGCTTATGGCGGGGGAGTGATTGTCTTTCAGATCGATGCGATGGATGAGATTGCGCAACGGTTTGCGAGAGATGCTCGCTTATTTTATTACGCCTATTCGATCGGTCACCAGCGTAGTTTGGCAGTCTTACTAAAAACGGCGGACTTGATGGCATCGACTTACCGGATGACCACTGAGCAGGAACGACAATACCGACGCTATGCCGGAGATGGGGTATTCCGGCTGTCGATTGGTCTGGAAAATCCACATGATCTGATTGAAGAACTTGACCGGTTACTGTGTTGATGAGTGCGGCTTGATTTTTGCTTATCTCTTGTTAGAGCACTAGAGAGGGCAAGGAATGAACAGTGTATTATACTGTCCATATTATTTGATTTTTTTGTAGATAAAATGGTGATTAATTGCAATGAAAGTATTGAAAGATACTACTGTTCTGGCGCACTATGTTAAGGATAACTTTGCTGAATCATTCAGCTAAAGTTCACAACACAACATCGCATTTCCTGATGGAAATGGTCACGGATATAAAAATCATAAAGGGACAATATGAATAAAATATTAAAATCAGCCATTGCCGGGGCGATACTTGCCTGTTCGGCATTGACGACTCAGGTTTATGCCGCATCCTCTGCACTGGAAAACATCCTGAATAAAGGAGAACTCAGAGCTTGTTTTGACGCTGGTTATGTGCCGTTTGAAATGAAGACCAAAGATGGTCGTTTTGTCGGTTTCGATTTAGATATGGCAAAACATATGGCACGTTCTATCGGTGTGAAATTTGTGCCGGTCAATACCGCATGGGATGGGATTATTCCTGCCTTGCAGACCGACAAATGCGATATCATTATTTCCGGGATGACGATTACACCGGAGCGCAACCTGAAAGTTAACTTTGCCGACCCTTATATTGTCATCGGACAGTCGGTACTGATTTCGCCTAAACTGGCGGGCAAAGTGAAAAGTTACCAGGACCTGAATGATCCGAAATATACTTTAACCAGTAAGCTGGGCACCACGGGCGCAGATGCTGCGAAACGTTATATTCCGAAAGCGAAGCTGGATCTTTATGACACAGAAGTGGATGCGGTGCTTCAAGTCTCGAATGGTAAAGCAGATGCCTATGTGTATGATTTACCATATAATGCTATTTATGCCGCACAGCATTCACAGCAGGTGGACCATCTGGATACACCGTTTACCTATGAACCACTGGGATGGGCGATTCGTCAGGATGATCCGAATTTCCTGAATTTCCTGAACAATTATCTGCGTCAGGTAAAAGGTGATGGCACTTACCAGCGTATTTATGATAAATGGTTCAAATCTGATAGCTGGCTGAAGGATGTTCAGTAATTTCGCTATTCAAATCAATTGATATAAAGTACCGGACTCGGGTTTTTCCTGGTCCGGTTAAGCAGTAAACAGAAGAGAATCATTGTAATGCAGTCAAAATCCAGCCGTTGGATAGGCCATGGAATTTATGCCGTCATGATGGTGTTGCTGGTGAGTGGGATCTATTTTTCCGGCAAAACGATTAATTATAATTGGCATTGGGATCGATTATGGCCCTATATCGTTAATACTGAGATGCAGAGTATCCGGGCCAGTGGTGATGGTGTATCCGTTATCGAAGGCAATCACATTATTGTGAAATTTGATAACGGTGACCCCGATCAGGTCATCAAATCTTATGATCAGCGGGCGATTGGTGATGGCGATTTAATTTT
It includes:
- a CDS encoding DUF4250 domain-containing protein; this encodes MDFSMIDRLEHSILLGIVNEKLRLECESFDDLVTTYEFNSQAVLDKLGHLGYQYDPLTNQFKAEN
- a CDS encoding YgiQ family radical SAM protein: MHSATTPIHRYEPYWAKCFGHAPFLPTSRQEMDQLGWDSCDVIIVTGDAYVDHPSFGMAIIGRLLEAQGFRVGIISQPAWHNKDDFMALGQPNLFFGITAGNMDSMINRYTADKKLRHDDAYTPGNEGGKRPDRATLVYSQRCREAYKETPIVLGGIEASLRRVAHYDYWSDKIRRSILFDAKADILLFGNAERALVDVAHRLAQGEPIQSMTRIRGTAVICSQTPDSYRVIDSSRIEKPGKPFVPTNPYQAEPDCETNTTGETAAQPITIRPSRHDAETTAVRLPSYEKLVNDRILYAHASRVLHLETNPYSGRALIQKHGDRELWVNQAPIPLSTEEMDFVFGLPYARVPHPRYGKAKIPAYDMIKTSVNIMRGCFGGCSFCSITEHEGRIIQNRSKESILEELQEIRDKVPGFTGTISDLGGPTANMYRLGCSDPKAEANCRRPSCVFPGICHKLNTDHKHTIDLYRSARQVTGIKKVLIASGVRYDLAIESPEYVKELVTHHVGGYLKIAPEHTEKGPLDLMMKPGMGSYEQFKTMFEQYSAEAGKKQYLIPYFISAHPGTEDEDMLNLALWLKKNNFECDQVQNFYPSPMCNATAMYHAETNPLKRVKYKKRNIVPVAKGERQRRLHKALLRYHDPNNWSLIRQALVDMGKKHLIGDGPHCLIPADDQQKQTPAQRRQSGRHGAKRFATKHTKSQPGFAPLREGRDQSQGTRSQGTRPQGTSSQPEKSQQRGRNTAKSKRVK
- the serC gene encoding 3-phosphoserine/phosphohydroxythreonine transaminase, with amino-acid sequence MKLKSDTVYNFSAGPAALPKAVMEQAQSEFINWNQLGTSVMEISHRSKEFIQVAQAAEQDLRDLLNIPDNYKVLFCQGGARAQFAAVPLNLLGQSSKATYIDAGYWAESAIDEASKYCNIDVFTAKTDIDGQLAVKPADEWQIAPDSAYVHFCPNETIDGIEINDLPVTDKPIVADMSSNILSREIDVSQYGVIYAGAQKNIGPAGITIVIVRDDLLELAHKMLPSVLNYKELAEKDSMFNTPPTYAWYLSGLVFKWLKSQGGVKAIEQINREKAETLYGYIDQSPFYRNTIHPNNRSRMNVPFQLAKPELDGKFLELAKERGLVALKGHRAVGGMRASIYNAMTLEGVQALVAFMQEFEAEYA
- a CDS encoding trans-sulfuration enzyme family protein is translated as MSKPLQYCPETLALSAGFFPDQQTQATTPHITMSVNHSFVPEEGSFSANGIADLADAPFLYAGWTNPTVRQLEQRIAALECTDDAYATTTGMAALSAVFFSLLRAGDHLIISDVCYAAVYELARDVLPDYGIEVTPVNLTDLDAVAQAIRPNTKLIHAESPCNPLLRLTDLAQLAHLAKQHHVLLSVDSTFATPVITRPATLGVDLVIHSLTKFINGHGDALGGCVAGSKALIAQIRSRAAAHFGATISAQNAWLIMRGIETLYPRMKTISDSALQIAQWLANHPRVKQVNYPGLASHPQYTLATEQMAYGGGVIVFQIDAMDEIAQRFARDARLFYYAYSIGHQRSLAVLLKTADLMASTYRMTTEQERQYRRYAGDGVFRLSIGLENPHDLIEELDRLLC
- a CDS encoding Lrp/AsnC family transcriptional regulator — its product is MQLDLFDKKILDIMQRNCRLQTERIAEQVGLSASAVQRRIKKLRQAGVIQQEVAIIDPQYLVSHMSFLAGLEIERDNYQTLSHFKSWAEQKENIQQIYYVTGQFDLMVLVTAATALEYDAFIERLMQENPKIRRVTTHVVLDSPKRSFYTPVKDHEPE
- a CDS encoding DUF945 family protein; the encoded protein is MNQLKKVAAVGGAVCLMACWPLVVGQIAERVFQDNIGNIDNQLVTAKVLNYDRGYLSSHVQTEIQVTDPGLKAQMQHDDLPTSWVLNSDVKHGLFSIDAVTQLDNQPDESLKIVTQTQLNGNTHFEIDSQVTHYQGTTWSITSTPMSLSGDVTTLGEIDYRLDVPSVQFSHADLQINLNNFYGNGQGKKEKGFWVGSQTLQVDKTVMSDASGLGDFILENVGYQNTSSMDADRARYDTRQQFNIAKISAQDGVVEHLNVIFSMGQLDVDSLAKIAEILEHYADITPADAQNLQQALDQLVAKGFSIALEQLDIGLAQGQIESKVDLKLPADMQSTPQDPLEVVKKLTGHVESQVPKAVADAFPVLQQGVDELVTMKMMRENGDVYQMNATVQDGDLVFESGKKVPLMVILMSAMMQM
- a CDS encoding transporter substrate-binding domain-containing protein codes for the protein MNKILKSAIAGAILACSALTTQVYAASSALENILNKGELRACFDAGYVPFEMKTKDGRFVGFDLDMAKHMARSIGVKFVPVNTAWDGIIPALQTDKCDIIISGMTITPERNLKVNFADPYIVIGQSVLISPKLAGKVKSYQDLNDPKYTLTSKLGTTGADAAKRYIPKAKLDLYDTEVDAVLQVSNGKADAYVYDLPYNAIYAAQHSQQVDHLDTPFTYEPLGWAIRQDDPNFLNFLNNYLRQVKGDGTYQRIYDKWFKSDSWLKDVQ
- a CDS encoding ATP-binding protein produces the protein MNHYAIICLDNNPISVEQYQHELTPFTGLFDLYCVDSISDAQYTLDFIHQRLQIVALVIACHHDALNGADFLIQLDKQPHTKDARKVLISAGKDIQVILSAVNEGRLDHALTKPLPDQILYQTAHKELTQFILDTESDNLLDYSQVLDQKQLLRAHVDNSMRHFRQGFIHDYHQMSDTELAEKVIILLYAFFEQKDETHACRTYSPNHLLTQEGEENQFLWFITQGEVALFKRDELGHEREVVRHQKGNLVGGMSFVTGEPSFSTAVTLTKAHVIKLDREVFAKVMHSDSQLLPLFTNLLLRHFNRRLQRSITTKLELQKTLESLEATQQQLVEREKLAVLGQLVAGVAHELNNPVAAIQRGAETLAEQIQWVFNTHTSALTEQATALLHRAMTVSPLSTSEERQRVKALENQLPDRSLAKKLVKLQLDHDRDLIKQLTTDKTDAKAYVHQLEHYMKTGNALRSVLICAQRITDMVKGLKSYARKDDEGYLPVNIHEGIEDTLVIFENRLKRYQLIKEYTENALVYGQPTALQQVWVNLLSNALDALPEHNGKIEIHTCQIEHQHRAYLCVTVTDNGTGIPSELQDRIFELNFTTKKEGNFGLGIGLSVCQQIIQQHQGWIQLNSQVGEGTTIDVYLPLIQPGIDKHMQS